Part of the Polypterus senegalus isolate Bchr_013 unplaced genomic scaffold, ASM1683550v1 scaffold_7661, whole genome shotgun sequence genome is shown below.
CATTAAACACATGAGTCCTTTTGTCCACCCCATAATAAGCCATCTTTCCCAGACTGATCAGAATCCTCCTTTGGTCCTCATCTTCTTGTCTATGATTGGTCAGGATGTTGTGAAGGAACATCACAAAGATCTCAGTGACAGTTCTGGGGGCAGCTCCTCGCTCTTCTTCAGGTGTCATGAAGTGGCTCTTCAGTGCAGTGCAGATAATCCAGCAGTACGAGGGGCTGATGCACATGGAGTACAAGATGGTGTTACCCTCCATGCACTGAAAAGCCTTGGTGCCCACATCAGCATCACCAAAGAACTTCTTAAAGTACATCAGTCTTTGTTCAGGGAAGAATCCTACAACTTCTACAAATCCATCAACTCTCTCCATGTCCAGAGACTCCAGAGCTGATGGTCTGCTTGTTATCAGGACTGAGCAGCCCTTCAGTAATGTCTGACTGACCAGACTGGTGGCCAGGATGTGGACAGGCACCTCATCATCTGGGTCTGAGCAGAGCTGAGTGTCTGTGAAGTTCAGTTTGTGTTTGTATTCCTCCAGTCCATCAAGTATAAAGAGAAGAGATACAGGTTTCTTCAGGATTTCTATGAGTTTGTCATGAGTGAGatgtttatagtgcctttcaatcagtGTGGTCAGAGACATCTGTGTCTCATTGTACAGGAGGTTGAGCTCCCTGAATTTAAATAGGAACACAAACGCAAACCTCTGGTACTGAGTGCCTCTTGCCCAGTCAGACATGATCTTCTGGACCATGGTGGTCTTCCCGATGCCCGCCATCCCACTGACCACTACAATTTTAGGGGATGTTTTACTTTTAGGTCTTCTCTTAAACAGCTGCTCAGTCCAGACTCGCTCACAGTTCTTTGTTGCTCCCTCTTCCTCAAGTCTTTCCTGAGTCTTCCCTTCCTTTGCCAGTTCATCTTTAATGTCCTGTTTGATGACCAtcagttctgtgtattgtgtctCAAGGCCCACCACGCTAGTGAGTGTATCTCCAGATGGATGCTGATCATCCAGAGGTCTTGTGGATTCAGACACGGTGAGTTTGTGTGTCTCACGGaggtctgaaagtcaaaatgagAACAAGTAAGGTGACAGAATGAGCATAGGAGTGGAGGAGCAACTGACCAGAGACATGAGGACCACTTACCTTTAATATGAGGCTCAAGGAGAGGTGACTGGGTGCTTGCCTGGATCTCCTTCAAGTGGTCTGGTCCTGGGGATAAACACAGAGGAGATAAACACGAGGAACGGCAGTTCTCAGAGGGTAAGTGGCCAAAGGCGTCTTTATGTCTGATTCCTGCAGTTCTTCCAAGATCACTCTCAGTCTCCTCTGCAGCACTTCCTTGACACCTGGGGCTGTCTGTTtagagctccctctggtggcccctATCAGACTGCTGGAACAAGCCTACTAAAGGAGCTGGAAGGTCTTATTCTGCACTGTGTTTCTACATCCTCctcttactgtatatgtgtggatGATGACGAGTCCACAGT
Proteins encoded:
- the LOC120521736 gene encoding NACHT, LRR and PYD domains-containing protein 3-like, encoding MGILAQECYHLVCGREPSPLYIHNTGLLSGPDHLKEIQASTQSPLLEPHIKDLRETHKLTVSESTRPLDDQHPSGDTLTSVVGLETQYTELMVIKQDIKDELAKEGKTQERLEEEGATKNCERVWTEQLFKRRPKSKTSPKIVVVSGMAGIGKTTMVQKIMSDWARGTQYQRFAFVFLFKFRELNLLYNETQMSLTTLIERHYKHLTHDKLIEILKKPVSLLFILDGLEEYKHKLNFTDTQLCSDPDDEVPVHILATSLVSQTLLKGCSVLITSRPSALESLDMERVDGFVEVVGFFPEQRLMYFKKFFGDADVGTKAFQCMEGNTILYSMCISPSYCWIICTALKSHFMTPEEERGAAPRTVTEIFVMFLHNILTNHRQEDEDQRRILISLGKMAYYGVDKRTHVFNEKQEIFTFGLQPVLSSSFLFGFLHRKSTLEHTTYTFYQFTLLEFMAACFFYLDPSGGVEELLKKRDLCKDGRFEIVTRFLAGLAC